A region from the Methylovorus glucosotrophus genome encodes:
- the aas gene encoding bifunctional acyl-ACP--phospholipid O-acyltransferase/long-chain-fatty-acid--ACP ligase, whose amino-acid sequence MVAKILKLLCGIVFRVEVRGRQHLPSQDQEQQKLLIVANHESFLDGLLLGLFLPLRATFVVHTTVLQSPLFRLILRMVPHLAVDPSNPLAMKKIIRLLEAGENVVIFPEGRITLTGSLMKVYDGPGFVAAKTGATILPVRVDGAARSYFSRLSGGNYPRQLFPKVSLTILPTTHLPMPEAANARARRKLAGEGMRDIMQDMLFKSRPVKTLFGSLLDAISIHGRRTRLVEDMQQIEESYGDLLKKSLALGRLSAKITSAGETVGVLMPNVTNTICLIFGMSAFRRVPAMLNYTAGSSGLQNAIIAGNIRTVISSRKFISAAKLEETVAGLENVHLVYLEDLLPSLSGWDKLWLIGFALWLPRLAVPHANPHDPAVVLFTSGSEGKPKGVVHSHHSILSNIAQIAAIIDFSPADKFMMALPLFHAFGFTCGAIMPLVTGSKLFVYPSPLHYRVIPEVIYDRGCTVLFGTSTFLGNYAKFAHPYDFYRLRYVVAGAEKLNEEVRKVWADKFGIRILEGYGATECAPVLAVNTPMANQTGSVGRMLPGMETRLESIPGIEQGERLLVRGPNVMLGYYLYDQPGVLQTPADGWYDTGDVVDIDAQGFIRILGRVKRFAKIAGEMVSLETVEALAHAASPEHQHAASTQPDPQRGENIVLFSTDSSLTRDSLQAAARKLGSPDLAVPKKIITLEALPLLGTGKTDYVTLRTMAAEA is encoded by the coding sequence ATGGTGGCCAAGATATTAAAACTGCTGTGCGGAATAGTGTTTCGGGTTGAAGTGCGGGGCAGGCAACATCTGCCGTCGCAAGACCAGGAACAGCAAAAGCTGCTGATTGTGGCCAATCACGAATCGTTTCTTGATGGCCTGCTGCTCGGACTGTTTTTGCCATTGCGAGCGACCTTTGTGGTGCACACCACCGTATTGCAGAGCCCGCTGTTCCGCCTGATTCTGCGCATGGTGCCGCACCTGGCGGTCGACCCCAGCAATCCACTCGCCATGAAGAAAATCATCCGCCTGCTGGAGGCAGGGGAGAACGTGGTGATTTTCCCCGAAGGCCGCATCACCCTGACCGGTAGCCTGATGAAAGTGTATGACGGCCCGGGCTTCGTCGCCGCCAAAACCGGCGCCACCATCCTGCCAGTACGCGTGGATGGCGCCGCCCGCAGTTACTTCAGCCGCCTCTCCGGTGGCAATTATCCACGCCAGCTTTTCCCCAAGGTATCGCTCACCATTTTGCCGACCACGCACCTCCCCATGCCAGAAGCCGCCAATGCCAGAGCCCGCCGCAAGCTGGCAGGCGAGGGCATGCGCGACATCATGCAGGATATGCTGTTCAAGTCGCGCCCGGTCAAAACCTTGTTTGGCTCGCTGCTGGACGCCATTTCCATTCATGGCCGCCGCACGCGGCTGGTGGAAGACATGCAGCAGATTGAAGAGTCGTATGGCGATCTTTTGAAAAAAAGCCTGGCGCTGGGGCGCCTGAGCGCCAAGATTACCAGTGCTGGCGAAACCGTTGGCGTGCTGATGCCGAATGTCACCAATACCATCTGCCTTATCTTTGGTATGAGCGCCTTCAGGCGCGTGCCCGCCATGCTGAATTACACGGCGGGCAGCTCGGGACTGCAGAATGCCATCATCGCCGGTAATATCCGCACCGTCATCTCATCACGCAAATTCATCTCCGCCGCCAAGCTGGAGGAGACGGTAGCAGGTTTGGAAAATGTGCATCTGGTCTATCTGGAGGATTTGCTGCCCAGCCTGAGCGGTTGGGACAAGCTGTGGCTGATAGGCTTTGCACTATGGTTGCCGCGACTGGCCGTGCCGCATGCCAACCCGCATGACCCGGCCGTGGTGCTGTTCACTTCAGGTTCCGAAGGCAAGCCCAAGGGCGTGGTGCATTCGCATCACAGCATCTTGTCCAATATTGCCCAGATTGCCGCCATCATCGATTTCTCGCCTGCCGATAAATTCATGATGGCACTGCCGCTGTTCCATGCCTTTGGCTTTACCTGCGGTGCCATCATGCCGCTGGTCACCGGCAGCAAGCTGTTTGTCTACCCATCCCCGCTGCATTACCGCGTGATTCCGGAAGTGATTTACGACCGTGGCTGCACGGTGCTGTTCGGCACCAGCACCTTTCTGGGCAACTATGCCAAATTCGCGCACCCCTATGACTTCTACCGCTTGCGCTACGTAGTCGCTGGCGCAGAAAAACTGAATGAAGAAGTCCGCAAAGTCTGGGCCGATAAATTCGGCATTCGCATTCTGGAAGGGTATGGCGCTACCGAGTGCGCGCCCGTGCTGGCGGTCAATACACCCATGGCAAACCAGACCGGTAGCGTGGGCCGCATGCTGCCAGGCATGGAAACCCGGCTGGAAAGCATCCCCGGCATAGAGCAAGGCGAGCGCCTACTGGTGCGTGGCCCCAACGTCATGCTGGGCTATTACCTGTATGACCAGCCAGGCGTGCTGCAAACACCCGCGGATGGCTGGTATGACACCGGGGATGTGGTGGATATTGATGCCCAGGGCTTTATCCGCATTCTGGGCCGGGTAAAGCGCTTTGCCAAAATTGCCGGCGAGATGGTGTCGCTGGAAACCGTGGAGGCCCTGGCACATGCAGCCTCGCCCGAGCATCAGCATGCCGCCAGCACCCAGCCGGATCCACAGCGTGGTGAAAACATCGTGCTGTTCAGCACCGATAGCAGCTTGACCCGCGATAGCCTGCAGGCCGCAGCCCGCAAGCTGGGGAGTCCGGATCTGGCGGTGCCGAAAAAAATCATTACCCTGGAAGCACTGCCTTTGCTGGGGACGGGCAAAACCGATTACGTGACATTGCGTACCATGGCGGCCGAAGCATGA
- a CDS encoding entericidin A/B family lipoprotein yields MNKIVSILCLCSFMLLTACNTMSGAGKDIQKGGEALENSADKNKGY; encoded by the coding sequence ATGAATAAAATCGTCAGTATCCTCTGCCTCTGTTCCTTCATGTTGTTGACCGCCTGCAATACCATGAGCGGCGCCGGCAAAGACATTCAGAAGGGCGGCGAAGCCCTGGAAAACTCTGCAGACAAGAACAAAGGCTACTAA
- the lplT gene encoding lysophospholipid transporter LplT: protein MHSTSTPSAIPARGMTAVLIAQFISALADNALLFAAIALLKSQSAPGWQLPLLQEFFVVAFIVLAPFVGPLADALPKGRVMLIANGMKFIGAAAMLCGLHPLLAYGMVGLGAAAYSPAKYGILSELVGPQHLVKANSMMEGSTIVAILLGAVLGGWLADHSVTGALAAIAACYLVAAVANLFIPRLPAAHALSRVSLPALVRDFVIATSTLLKNPDARFSLIGTSIFWGAGSTLRFLLVAWVPVALGIADLSTPANLSGGVAIGIALGAFAAARYVQLHSVNRALPAGVLIGLLIVGFAYVSNLYLAIAALILIGACGGFYVVPLNALLQERGHATVGAGHAIAVQNLFENICMLLMVGLYTILEKEGMPAIHSTVAVGLVVFAAIGLLAAQRLWGKK, encoded by the coding sequence ATGCATTCCACCTCCACCCCATCGGCGATTCCCGCGCGCGGCATGACCGCCGTCCTCATCGCCCAGTTTATTTCGGCTCTGGCGGATAACGCCTTGCTGTTCGCCGCGATTGCGCTGCTTAAATCGCAATCTGCCCCAGGTTGGCAGCTGCCCTTGCTGCAGGAATTTTTTGTCGTGGCCTTTATCGTGCTCGCCCCTTTCGTCGGCCCACTGGCCGATGCGTTGCCCAAAGGCCGCGTGATGCTGATTGCCAATGGCATGAAGTTCATCGGTGCGGCTGCCATGCTGTGCGGCCTGCACCCCCTGCTGGCTTATGGCATGGTCGGGCTGGGTGCTGCCGCCTATTCCCCAGCCAAATACGGCATCCTCAGCGAGTTGGTCGGGCCCCAACATCTGGTCAAAGCCAATAGCATGATGGAAGGCTCCACCATCGTCGCCATTCTGCTGGGCGCCGTATTGGGCGGCTGGCTGGCCGATCACTCCGTCACCGGAGCGCTCGCCGCCATTGCTGCCTGTTATCTGGTCGCCGCCGTCGCCAACCTCTTCATTCCACGCCTGCCCGCCGCCCATGCCCTGAGCCGGGTATCGCTGCCAGCATTGGTCAGGGATTTTGTCATCGCCACCAGCACGCTGCTGAAAAATCCGGACGCGCGCTTTTCACTCATTGGTACTAGCATCTTCTGGGGAGCAGGCAGCACCCTGCGCTTTCTGCTGGTGGCCTGGGTGCCAGTGGCGCTGGGCATTGCCGACCTCAGCACTCCCGCCAACCTGAGTGGCGGTGTCGCCATCGGCATCGCGCTCGGCGCATTTGCCGCCGCCCGCTATGTACAGCTGCATTCGGTGAATCGTGCCTTGCCCGCTGGCGTGCTGATCGGTTTGCTGATTGTGGGCTTTGCCTATGTGTCCAATCTTTACCTGGCGATAGCCGCGCTGATACTTATCGGCGCTTGCGGTGGTTTTTATGTGGTGCCGCTGAATGCCTTGCTGCAGGAACGTGGCCACGCCACGGTAGGGGCAGGGCACGCCATTGCCGTGCAAAACCTGTTTGAAAATATCTGCATGCTGCTGATGGTAGGCCTGTATACCATCCTGGAAAAAGAAGGTATGCCTGCCATCCATTCCACCGTAGCCGTGGGTCTGGTGGTCTTTGCCGCGATTGGCTTGCTGGCAGCGCAACGACTGTGGGGGAAAAAGTAG
- the pqqA gene encoding pyrroloquinoline quinone precursor peptide PqqA — MWTKPEATEMRFGFEVTMYVCNR; from the coding sequence ATGTGGACCAAGCCAGAAGCTACCGAAATGCGTTTCGGTTTTGAAGTAACTATGTACGTTTGCAATCGTTAA
- a CDS encoding DoxX family protein — protein MNPCNRWLTFAGRVLLSLIFIISGLGKVAAPDATIGYISSVGAPFPEVAYAIALVVELGLGLALLLGFKAKFAAAGIAIFTLAAALLFHTDFSNQIQLVMFMKNFTIIGGLLLIVAYGAGGFSLDNRK, from the coding sequence ATGAACCCTTGCAACCGTTGGCTCACCTTTGCTGGACGAGTATTGCTGTCACTGATTTTCATCATTAGCGGCCTGGGGAAAGTCGCCGCGCCCGATGCCACCATAGGCTATATCAGCAGCGTAGGGGCGCCGTTTCCCGAGGTGGCTTATGCGATCGCCCTGGTGGTGGAGCTGGGCCTGGGCCTGGCATTGCTGTTGGGCTTCAAGGCAAAGTTTGCCGCGGCAGGTATCGCCATTTTTACGCTGGCGGCAGCCTTGCTGTTTCATACGGATTTCAGCAATCAGATACAGCTGGTGATGTTCATGAAAAACTTCACCATCATTGGCGGTTTGCTGCTGATCGTGGCTTATGGCGCGGGTGGCTTCAGCCTGGATAATCGCAAGTAA
- a CDS encoding 2OG-Fe dioxygenase family protein codes for MAPLLRQSELLDNIARAGFSFVAGEAMQAWLLAQAEDALSDWSAFAASWEAMPLDQYMADGGRYRRRRYATLSAPAQGGDIVLEPHQPHYQSLDYNPLNGGVAREFEPIPAHIMQGNSMRNILRFCRKMFSRMLPDKAWHIECHQFRIEASAELHGKPTPEGIHRDGVDFVLVMMVKRVNISSGTTTMHDLEHKTLDSFTLTKPLDCAIVNDRRCMHGVTPVEQIDPAHPAYRDVLVVTFRAK; via the coding sequence GTGGCACCCTTACTGCGACAATCCGAACTGTTGGACAATATAGCCCGGGCGGGCTTCAGTTTTGTGGCAGGCGAGGCCATGCAAGCGTGGTTGCTGGCGCAGGCCGAAGATGCCCTGAGTGATTGGTCTGCGTTTGCTGCCAGCTGGGAAGCCATGCCGCTGGATCAGTACATGGCCGATGGTGGACGATATCGCCGCCGTCGCTATGCCACCCTCAGTGCGCCAGCGCAAGGTGGTGACATTGTGCTCGAGCCGCATCAGCCGCATTACCAGAGCCTGGACTACAACCCGCTGAATGGCGGTGTTGCGCGCGAGTTTGAGCCCATACCAGCGCACATCATGCAGGGTAACAGCATGCGTAACATCCTGCGCTTCTGTCGCAAGATGTTCAGCCGCATGCTGCCTGACAAGGCGTGGCATATCGAATGCCATCAATTCCGCATTGAAGCCAGTGCTGAGCTACATGGCAAACCAACCCCCGAAGGCATACATCGGGATGGTGTCGATTTTGTGCTGGTCATGATGGTGAAGCGCGTGAATATTTCCAGCGGCACCACCACCATGCACGACCTCGAACACAAAACCCTGGACAGCTTTACCCTGACCAAGCCGCTGGATTGCGCCATCGTTAACGACAGGCGCTGCATGCATGGCGTGACGCCGGTCGAGCAGATCGATCCGGCGCATCCTGCCTATCGTGACGTGCTGGTGGTTACCTTTCGCGCCAAATAA
- a CDS encoding DODA-type extradiol aromatic ring-opening family dioxygenase, whose translation MTTLFISHGAPTLAMEPGKTGEMLHQLGLSLPRPRAILVVSAHWDTPEPRVSFVQQPETLHDFSGFPKAMYDMHYPAPGCPPLAEKVVELLTAAQFNIQRDPKRGLDHGAWVPLMLMYPDADIPVTQLSIQGHRDPASHYRMGQALASLQDSGVMLLCSGAITHNLRHLFEVQRTTSSLAYVTEFANWVGDKIIDKNDEALLNYRAQSINGVLAHPEEDHILPLFVALGAARGPAVRYQPEHTYGFLAMDAYAWAA comes from the coding sequence ATGACAACGCTATTTATTTCACATGGTGCGCCTACCCTGGCGATGGAACCGGGGAAGACCGGTGAGATGTTGCATCAGCTAGGCCTGTCATTGCCGCGTCCGCGGGCCATTCTGGTGGTATCGGCACATTGGGATACGCCAGAACCGCGCGTCAGCTTTGTCCAGCAACCGGAGACCCTGCATGACTTCAGTGGCTTCCCCAAAGCCATGTATGACATGCATTACCCGGCACCAGGCTGCCCGCCATTGGCAGAAAAAGTGGTGGAGTTGCTGACGGCGGCCCAATTCAACATCCAGCGCGACCCCAAACGCGGACTCGACCATGGCGCCTGGGTGCCCTTGATGCTGATGTACCCCGATGCCGATATCCCGGTGACCCAGCTTTCCATCCAGGGCCACCGCGATCCTGCCAGCCACTACCGCATGGGGCAAGCACTGGCATCGCTGCAGGATAGCGGCGTCATGCTGCTATGCTCAGGGGCCATCACCCACAACCTGCGCCATCTGTTTGAAGTGCAACGCACCACCAGCTCGCTGGCCTATGTCACGGAGTTTGCCAACTGGGTGGGGGATAAGATTATCGACAAGAACGACGAGGCTCTGCTGAATTACCGTGCGCAGTCGATCAATGGCGTACTGGCGCATCCGGAAGAAGATCACATCCTGCCGCTGTTTGTGGCACTGGGTGCGGCACGAGGCCCCGCGGTACGTTATCAACCCGAGCACACTTATGGGTTTCTGGCGATGGATGCTTACGCCTGGGCGGCGTAG
- a CDS encoding ArsR/SmtB family transcription factor — translation MKTILQIPSEWADTSKLFIALGDEQRQRILLAFEPDERLNIGQIVAASTLSRTAVSHHLRVLREAGALQSEKIGKEVFFHINKKMMTEALEGVLAYIKTTI, via the coding sequence ATGAAAACCATCTTGCAGATTCCATCTGAATGGGCAGATACCTCGAAACTGTTCATCGCCCTGGGCGATGAACAGCGCCAGCGCATACTGCTGGCCTTTGAGCCCGATGAGCGCCTCAACATCGGCCAGATCGTGGCCGCGTCGACCTTGAGCCGCACCGCAGTGAGCCATCATCTGCGCGTATTGCGCGAAGCAGGCGCGCTGCAAAGCGAGAAAATCGGCAAGGAAGTGTTTTTCCATATTAATAAAAAGATGATGACAGAAGCGCTTGAGGGCGTGCTGGCTTACATCAAGACTACGATCTGA